Proteins encoded in a region of the Planococcus citri chromosome 1, ihPlaCitr1.1, whole genome shotgun sequence genome:
- the LOC135849987 gene encoding carbohydrate sulfotransferase 11 — translation MVQLFDQSRTFCKPMIIRSVLILAGMTVIFQISIYVLEMKQQMMNKSYDETEKLSEDDKTANLSLDTLVFIQRREHMNEMCETYAHLHRNIFDNTKDLDHILVDEKNKLLYCYVPKVACTNWKRVFMILMGTADSRNASSIPAEIVHKKSTFRKLSDYTIDEVKYFIENYTKYLFVRHPFERLLSAFRNKLEERSQRSKYFQMRIGREIIKHYRFNATNHSLEYGNDVTFEEFALYLIDHYVPSFNEHWKPISELCYPCLIKYDFIGKYETLYSDAEFLLKSINKSYIKFPRVRVSNTTAQIIKYFNALPPYVIARLHNIFVLDFKLFSYSTENVLGYEIG, via the coding sequence ATGGTGCAGTTATTCGACCAGTCGAGAACATTTTGCAAACCGATGATTATTCGTTCAGTGTTGATTCTCGCAGGTATGAcggttatttttcaaataagtatttacGTACTGGAGATGAAGCAGCAAATGATGAATAAAAGCTACGACGAAACTGAGAAGCTTTCGGAAGACGACAAAACTGCCAACTTATCACTAGACACGTTGGTCTTCATTCAGCGTCGAGAACACATGAATGAAATGTGCGAAACTTATGCCCACCTGCATAGGAATATTTTCGACAACACGAAAGATTTGGATCATATTTTAGTCGACGAGAAGAATAAATTGCTGTACTGCTACGTACCAAAAGTAGCTTGCACGAATTGGAAACGAGTATTTATGATTTTAATGGGAACGGCGGATAGTCGAAATGCATCATCGATACCGGCTGAAATAGTGCATAAAAAATCCACCTTCCGAAAACTGAGCGATTACACGATAGACGAGgtgaaatattttatagaaaattataCCAAGTATTTATTTGTAAGGCATCCCTTTGAAAGGCTACTTTCGGCGTTTAGGAATAAATTAGAAGAACGATCTCAAAGATCGAAGTATTTTCAAATGAGAATTGGTCGAGAGATAATCAAACATTACAGATTTAATGCGACCAATCATTCGTTAGAGTATGGTAACGATGTGACTTTCGAGGAATTTGCCCTTTATTTGATAGACCATTATGTTCCGTCTTTTAACGAGCATTGGAAACCGATTAGCGAGCTGTGTTATCCGTGTTTGATTAAATACGATTTTATTGGTAAATACGAAACGTTGTATTCGGATgctgaatttttattgaaatcgaTTAATAAAAGTTATATTAAGTTTCCTCGTGTTAGGGTTTCCAATACTACGGCTCAAATTATCAAGTACTTTAACGCATTACCTCCTTATGTTATCGCACGATTGCATAATATATTTGTATtggattttaaattatttagtTACTCGACCGAAAATGTACTAGGCTATGAGATTGGTTGA